A part of Anser cygnoides isolate HZ-2024a breed goose chromosome 17, Taihu_goose_T2T_genome, whole genome shotgun sequence genomic DNA contains:
- the TBX3 gene encoding T-box transcription factor TBX3, which produces MNIPMRDPVIPGTSMAYHPFLPHRAPDFAMSAVLGHQPPFFPALALPPNGAAALSLPGALAKPIMDQLVGAAETGIPFSSLGHQAAAHLRPLKTLEPEEEVEDDPKVHLEAKELWEQFHKRGTEMVITKSGRRMFPPFKVRCTGLDKKAKYILLMDIVAADDCRYKFHNSRWMVAGKADPEMPKRMYIHPDSPATGEQWMSKVVTFHKLKLTNNISDKHGFTILNSMHKYQPRFHIVRANDILKLPYSTFRTYVFPETEFIAVTAYQNDKITQLKIDNNPFAKGFRDTGNGRREKRKQLTLQSMRVYDERQKKENATSDESSNEQTAFKCFAQSSCPAVPAVGTSSLKDLCPSEGDSDADSKDDPLLEASESGKISTTTAPTPAPASSAAAAGGEDPREKGGSPPKSHFFPSDSAASRSRERTEKAPPDSRHSPATISSSTRGGLSGEELKSPLRDGPKGDEPRLLGKEPFAPLTVQTDSTAHLSQGHLQNLGFPPGLAGQQFFNPLGNGHPLLLHPGQFAMGGAFSGMAAGMGPLLATVSGASAGVSGLDNTVMATAAAQGLSGASALPFHLQQHVLASQGLAMSPFGSLFPYPYTYMAAAAAASSAASSSVHRHPFLNAVRPRLRYSPYSLPVPLPDGSSLLTTALPGLASASGEAKAAGLASSPGAGPLDSASDLTSRSSTLSSGSVSLSPKLGADKEAATSELQNIQRLVSGLDPKQDRSRSGSP; this is translated from the exons ATGAATATACCGATGAGAGATCCAGTAATCCCTGGGACAAGCATGGCTTATCATCCTTTTTTACCTCACCGGGCACCGGACTTTGCCATGAGCGCTGTGCTGGGACATCAGCCTCCCTTCTTCCCCGCTCTGGCTTTGCCTCCCAACGGGGCGGCCGCCCTCTCCCTGCCGGGGGCTCTGGCTAAACCCATCATGGATCAGTTAGTGGGGGCCGCAGAGACTGGGAtccccttttcttccctggGCCACCAGGCAGCAGCCCATCTGAGGCCTTTAAAAACTTTGGAGCCAGAAGAAGAGGTGGAAGACGACCCCAAAGTGCATCTGGAGGCCAAAGAGCTTTGGGAACAATTCCATAAAAGAGGCACGGAGATGGTGATCACCAAATCAGGAAG GAGAATGTTTCCTCCATTTAAAGTGAGATGCACTGGACTGGATAAAAAGGCCAAGTACATTTTATTGATGGATATTGTGGCGGCTGATGATTGTAGGTACAAATTCCATAATTCCCGGTGGATGGTAGCCGGCAAAGCTGACCCTGAAATGCCAAAGAGAATGTACATCCACCCGGACAGCCCGGCCACCGGAGAACAATGGATGTCCAAAGTCGTCACCTTTCACAAGCTGAAGCTCACTAACAATATCTCTGACAAGCACGGATTT ACCATCCTAAACTCCATGCACAAGTACCAACCCCGGTTCCACATCGTCAGAGCGAACGATATCCTCAAGCTGCCCTACAGCACGTTCAGGACCTACGTTTTCCCGGAGACTGAATTCATCGCAGTGACCGCATACCAGAATGATAAG ATCACTCAATTAAAAATTGACAACAACCCCTTTGCCAAAGGTTTTCGGGACACCGGGaatggaaggagggaaaaaag GAAGCAGCTGACCCTGCAGTCCATGCGGGTCTACGACGAGCGGCAGAAGAAGGAAAACGCCACCTCGGACGAGTCGTCCAACGAGCAGACGGCCTTCAAGTGCTTCGCGCAGTCCTCCTGCCCCGCCGTGCCCGCCGTCGGCACCTCCAGCCTCAAAG ATCTGTGCCCCAGCGAGGGAGACAGCGATGCGGACAGCAAAGACGACCCCTTGCTGGAAGCGAGCGAGTCGGGCAAAATCAGCACGACCACGGCCCCCACCCCAGCGCCCGCCAGCTCCGCCGCGGCCGCGGGGGGAGAAGACCCCCGGGAGAaagggggcagcccccccaaaagccACTTCTTCCCCAGCGACTCTGCGGCGAGCCGGAGCCGAGAGAGGACGGAGAAAGCCCCCCCTGACTCTCGCCACAGCCCGGCCACCATCTCGTCCAGCACCCGGGGGGGGCTGAGCGGCGAGGAGCTGAAAAGCCCCCTTCGGGACGGCCCTAAAGGAGACGAGCCCCGGCTGCTGGGCAAAGAGCCCTTCGCCCCCCTGACGGTGCAAACCGACAGCACGGCTCACCTGAGCCAGGGACATTTGCAAAACCTCGGCTTCCCCCCCGGCCTGGCCGGCCAGCAGTTCTTCAACCCGCTGGGCAACGGGCacccgctgctgctgcacccGGGGCAGTTCGCCATGGGGGGGGCTTTCTCCGGCATGGCCGCGGGCATGGGCCCCCTGCTCGCCACCGTCTCGGGGGCTTCTGCCGGCGTTTCGGGGCTGGACAACACAGTGATGGCCACGGCGGCAGCTCAAGGACTTTCGGGAGCATCCGCTCTGCCCttccacctgcagcagcacgtCCTGGCCTCGCAG GGCCTGGCCATGTCTCCCTTCGGCAGCCTCTTCCCCTACCCCTACACCTACATGGCCGCGGCTGCGGCAGCCTCCAGCGCAGCCTCCAGCTCGGTGCACCGGCACCCCTTCCTCAACGCCGTGCGGCCCCGGCTGCGCTACAGCCCCTACTCGCTGCCCGTGCCCCTGCCCGACGGCAGCAGCCTCCTCACCACCGCCCTGCCCGGCCTCGCCTCCGCCTCCGGGGAGGCCAAAGCGGCCGGGCTGGCCTCCAGCCCCGGCGCCGGGCCTCTGGACTCCGCCTCGGACCTCACCAGCCGTTCGTCCACCCTCTCGTCCGGCTCCGTCTCCCTCTCCCCCAAGCTGGGGGCCGACAAGGAGGCTGCCACCAGCGAACTGCAAAACATCCAGCGCCTGGTCAGCGGCCTCGACCCCAAGCAGGACAGATCCCGCAGCGGCTCCCCGTAG